Proteins encoded together in one Riemerella anatipestifer window:
- a CDS encoding DUF6943 family protein: MKIKTYTGTTSKTKHKKVFYIQSHGLHAGRPLKQPISNCWEVSTDLHFCFEILTIIFESRILETFLIGSVIPFLRLEDYKNIITPIVKNALQNEKINHKYLQLEKIEKQLKISEESQRILKKLKRSLCLQAINEIKEKTPI; encoded by the coding sequence ATGAAAATTAAAACATACACGGGAACTACTAGCAAAACGAAACACAAAAAAGTTTTTTACATTCAATCTCACGGATTACACGCAGGAAGACCATTAAAACAACCCATTTCAAACTGTTGGGAAGTTAGTACAGATTTACATTTCTGTTTTGAAATATTAACTATAATTTTTGAAAGTAGAATTTTGGAGACTTTTCTCATCGGCTCTGTTATACCTTTTTTAAGGCTAGAGGATTATAAGAACATTATCACTCCCATTGTAAAAAATGCCCTGCAAAACGAAAAAATTAATCATAAATACCTACAACTTGAAAAGATAGAAAAACAATTAAAAATAAGCGAAGAAAGCCAGCGTATTCTGAAAAAATTAAAACGGAGCCTATGTTTACAAGCAATAAATGAAATAAAAGAAAAAACGCCAATATAA
- a CDS encoding SymE family type I addiction module toxin — MNFRKLKISYLFQNNKKRPKILLSGKWLNTAGFEIGESVKVEVFKNKIIIRNEN, encoded by the coding sequence ATGAATTTTAGAAAATTAAAAATATCCTATCTTTTTCAAAACAATAAAAAACGCCCTAAAATTTTACTTTCTGGAAAGTGGCTTAATACCGCAGGTTTTGAAATTGGGGAAAGCGTAAAGGTAGAAGTTTTTAAAAACAAAATTATTATCAGAAATGAAAATTAA